One region of Oncorhynchus nerka isolate Pitt River linkage group LG22, Oner_Uvic_2.0, whole genome shotgun sequence genomic DNA includes:
- the LOC115105112 gene encoding LOW QUALITY PROTEIN: enhancer of polycomb homolog 1-like (The sequence of the model RefSeq protein was modified relative to this genomic sequence to represent the inferred CDS: inserted 1 base in 1 codon), producing MSKLSFRARALDATKPLPVFRCEDLPDLHEYASINRAVPQMPTGMEKEEESEHHLQRAISAQQVYGEKRDNMVIPVPEAGSNIAYYESLYPGDFKMPKQLIHIQPFSLDTEQPDYDLDSEDEAFVNKLKKKMEITSLQFEEMIDRLEKGSGTQLVSLQEAKLLLKEDDELIKEVFDYWTRKRKNCKSSSLIPTVKQEKRDGSSTSDPYVAFRRRTEKMQTRKNRKNDEAGYEKMLKLRRDLSRAVTILEMIKRREKSKRELLHLTLEIVEKRNGMPDYGSEVMAEALAQRALVKPVYTIPIIPLSNSNQYRHQDHMDMKEYKTKPEKTEVVRTKRKYEKKPKIPPLSAPQHSGPSVFNPKDLNQYDFPSSDDEPFSQIHSGSSEAEEENDPDGCFAFRRKAGCQYYASRLDQSGNWPWVSPSGGGLGEPHFRYCLTSLTVPRRCVGLARRRTGRGGRVLLDRVHTDLDNIFHSLDSDPETEPLQASSPPTSSPLRSAAPASTSDTNTSDRTNNHHPSSSSPSSVDLSEILLNIKSGRWRHFRPRTLSHHPLGGDISRYRGFRGFTRSTSLGQSRLLGSGANALPRTGPGATPVTAFTAEQYQQHQEQLALMQKQQLEQIQQQQQAQQQQAQQQQAXQNTDPSSTTTSTAPPPNTQCIISKTLDSASAQFAASALVTTDQLMAFKGKEEGVLGTGVNGVFPGSGVYKSLHLASTTTHTHHPNTNQTPTPPPSAPTFLKPSSTTTSPVTASSLSSPANAHGNPLHLGSNAANSTPTTTQVLIGNNVRMSVPSSPVLPSLGGTTTRHSHIPRALGALPSSALKMAANTNCQMPNKVTGASTMDIGSRDNHDQEKPALNSIADNTVAMEVT from the exons GAGCACCATCTCCAGCGGGCCATCTCTGCACAGCAGGTGTACGGGGAGAAACGGGACAACATGGTCATCCCCGTCCCCGAAGCAGGGAGCAACATCGCCTACTACGAGTCCCTCTACCCCGGGGACTTCAAGATGCCAAAGCAGCTCATTCACATACAGC CTTTCAGTTTGGATACAGAGCAGCCGGACTACGACCTGGATTCAGAGGACGAGGCATTTGTGAATAAGctgaagaagaagatggagaTCACCTCTCTGCAATTTGAGGAGATGATTGACCGGCTGGAGAAAGGCAGTGGCACACAG CTGGTGAGCCTGCAGGAGGCCAAGCTGCTGCTGAAGGAGGATGACGAGCTGATCAAGGAGGTGTTTGACTACTGGACGAGGAAGCGAAAAAACTGTAAGAGTAGCTCACTCATCCCCACTGTGAAgcaggagaagagagacggaTCCAGCACCTCAGACCCCTACGTGGCCTTCCGCAGGAGGACTGAGAAGATGCAGACCAGAAAG AACCGTAAGAACGACGAGGCTGGGTATGAGAAGATGCTGAAGCTGCGGAGGGACCTGAGCCGAGCCGTCACCATCCTGGAGATGAtcaagaggagggagaagagcaaGCGGGAGCTGCTACACCTCACCCTGGAGATCGTAGAGAAGAG GAACGGCATGCCTGACTACGGTAGTGAAGTTATGGCAGAGGCCCTGGCCCAGAGGGCCCTGGTAAAGCCCGTCTACACGATACCCATCATTCCCCTCTCCAACAGCAACCAGTACCGCCACCAAGACCACATGGACATGAAGGAGTACAAAACTAAA CCGGAGAAGACTGAGGTGGTCAGAACGAAGAGGAAGTACGAGAAGAAGCCTaagatcccccctctctctgcaccccAACACTCTGGCCCCTCTGTGTTCAACCCCAAGGACCTCAACCAGTATGACTTCCCCAGCTCTGACGACGAACCCTTCTCACAG ATCCATTCAGGTTCCtcggaggcagaggaggagaatgaCCCAGATGGCTGCTTTGCGTTCCGGAGGAAGGCCGGCTGTCAGTACTACGCT tctcgTCTGGACCAGAGTGGTAACTGGCCGTGGGTCAGTCCCTCTGGGGGCGGTTTGGGCGAACCTCACTTCCGCTACTGCCTCACGTCCCTGACGGTGCCCCGGCGCTGCGTAGGGTTGGCAAGGCGACGCACGGGCAGAGGGGGCAG AGTTTTGCTGGACAGAGTGCACACAGATCTGGACAATATTTTCCACAGCCTGGACTCGGACCCCGAGACCGAACCACTTCAAGCCTCATCTCCTCCCACAAGCTCTCCTCTCCGCAGCGCAGCGCCTGCCAGTACCTCAGACACCAATACCTCGGACCGAACCAACAACCACcacccctcttcttcctctccgtCATCTGTGGACCTCAGTGAGATTCTGTTGAACATTAAGTCGGGCCGCTGGAGGCACTTTAGGCCGCGGACGCTATCCCATCACCCCCTGGGTGGTGACATCTCACGCTACAGAGGATTTAGAGGATTTACACGGAGTACGTCCTTGGGACAGAGCAGGCTCTTGGGGAGTGGAGCTAACGCCCTACCCCGCACTGGCCCAGGAGCTACACCCGTTACTG CATTCACAGCAGAGCAGTACCAACAGCACCAGGAGCAGCTGGCCCTGATGCAGAAACAGCAGCTTGAGCAGATCCAACAGCAGCAACAGGCACAGCAGCAACAGGCACAGCAGCAACAGG GGCAAAACACAGACCCATCCTCTACTACTACATCCACAGCACCACCACCCAACACACAG TGTATAATATCTAAGACGTTAGACTCGGCCAGCGCCCAGTTTGCTGCCTCTGCCCTGGTGACCACGGACCAGCTGATGGCCTTCAAGGGCAAGGAGGAGGGGGTTCTGGGAACTGGCGTCAACGGGGTCTTTCCAGGCTCAG GAGTGTACAAAAGCTTACACCTCGCCAGCACCACCACCCACacccaccaccccaacaccaaccagactcccactcctcctccatcaGCCCCCACTTTCCTCaagccctcctccaccactacatccCCTGTCACCGCCTCCTCCCTCAGCTCCCCAGCTAACGCCCACGGGAATCCCCTCCACTTGGGTAGCAACGCTGCCaactccacccccaccaccactcaggTCCTGATAGGGAACAACGTCCGTATGAGCGtaccctcctcccctgtcctccccagtCTGGGCGGCACCACCACGCGCCACAGCCACATACCCAGGGCTCTGGGAGCCTTGCCCTCCTCTGCCTTAAAGATGGCTGCCAACACCAACTGTCAGATGCCCAACAAGGTCACCGGGGCTTCTACCATGGACATAGGATCCAG GGATAATCACGATCAAGAAAAACCAGCTCTGAACAGTATAGCGGACAACACAGTGGCCATGGAGGTGACGTAG